The Chitinophagales bacterium genomic sequence TATTGGTTTTGGTGCAGGAGTAGCAGGTTTTATATTTAAGGTATTGGGGCGGCTAAACATTTGTTTGGCTTGTTCTCGTTTTAAATCGCCCAATACGGCAAGGATTTCATCGGGAATTTCTTTTAGGAAACGGCTGGGGTCGCAATACTGTAAACTACCAAATTTATAACGGGTAGAGGCATACGAAAGAATGAGTTTGCTTTCTGCCCGTGTAACTGCCACATAAAATAAACGTCTTTCTTCTTCTAAATCTTCTAAGCTGTAAAGCGATTGTCCGCTTGGAAAGAGGTTTTCTTCCATGCCCACCACAAAAACTACCGGAAACTCCAATCCTTTGGCACTGTGGATGGTCATGAGTTTTACGGTGTCTGCATTGTCTTTATCTTTTTCGTCTCCGGTAAGCAGGGTGATATTTTGCATGTAGCTGCCAAGCGATTTGTCGTTCATCATATTGGCATCTTCATCAGAAAGCACTACGTCTTCTTCTACAAATTCTTTAATACCATTGAGTAAGCCTTGTATGTTTTCGTAGCGGCTTACGCCTTCTACGGTTTTATCGTTATACAATTCCGAAAGTAGGGTGGTAACTTTGGCTACGTGCTGTGCCACTTCGTAGGCGTTTTTTTCTTTTGCCAGGGCTGCAAAACTTTTTACCATTAGCACAAATTCTTCTATGGCATTTTTAGTGCGCGAAGGAAAGTCGTGGAAGGCAATGGTTTCTAGTATATCCCAAGCGCGTTTACCTTCGTTGATGGCAAGGGTAAATATTTTGTCTATAGATGTTTGGCCAATGCCTCTTGCCGGATAGTTTATGATGCGTTTAAAGGCTTCTTCATCGTAGTGGTTGATGGCGAGTTTAAGGTAGGCAAGCAAGTCTTTTATTTCCTTGCGTTGGTAAAAACTCATGCCACCATAAATTTTGTAAGGAATATTCATTCTGCGCAGGCTTTCCTCGAATGATCGCGACTGTGCATTGGTGCGGTAGAGGATGGCAAAGTCGTTGTTGAAAAGGCGTTCGCGCATTTTTATTTCTTGAATGCTTTCTGCCACAAAACGTCCTTCTTCGTTATCGCTTGGAGAACGCACTACTTTTATTTTTTCGCCTTCGTTGTTGCTGGTCCAGATTTCTTTTTTTATCTGGTGTTTATTGTTTTGAATAAGTTTATTGGCAGCGGTTACAATGTGCTGGGTGCTGCGGTAGTTTTGTTCCAGTTTGAAAACTTTAAGATCGGGAAAATCTTTTTCAAAATTCAGGATATTATCAATAGTGGCACCTCTAAAAGCATAAATACTTTGCGCATCATCGCCCACTACTGTAATGTTTTGAAATACATCTGCAATGCGTTTTACAATAGAATATTGCAGTGGGTTGGTATCTTGAAACTCATCAATTAAAATATAGCGAAACTTATGTTGGTACTTATACAACACATCGGGGAAGGTGGTGATTATTTCGTGTGTTTTAAGGAGGAGATCGTCAAAATCCATTGCGCTGCTTTTAAAACATCTTTCGCAGTATGCTTTGTAAATTGAGCCTGTTTCGGGGCGCTTTTGTGCGCGGTCTTCGCTAATAAGTTCGGCATCCAGCAGGTAATCGTCCGGTAGAATTAGAGCATTTTTTGCCGAAGAAATCCTATACTGTATTTGGTTGGGTTTGTATATTTTATCGTCTAGGTTTTTTTCCTTGATAATAGATTTTATGAGGCTGCGCGAATCTTCGGTGTCGTAAATGGTAAAGTTGGAAGGATAACCTAAACGTTGTGCTTCTACTCGCAATATTCTGGCAAACACCGAGTGAAATGTGCCCATAAATAAACTGCGGGCATTGGTGCCGGCAATGGTTTCTATACGATGCCGCATTTCTTCGGCAGCTTTGTTGGTAAAAGTAAGCGATAGTATAGAAAATGGGTTTACATCTTGCTGTAGCAAGTAGGCAATACGAT encodes the following:
- a CDS encoding UvrD-helicase domain-containing protein is translated as MNFLDELNDIQREAVVNFEGPTLIVAGPGSGKTRVLTYRIAYLLQQDVNPFSILSLTFTNKAAEEMRHRIETIAGTNARSLFMGTFHSVFARILRVEAQRLGYPSNFTIYDTEDSRSLIKSIIKEKNLDDKIYKPNQIQYRISSAKNALILPDDYLLDAELISEDRAQKRPETGSIYKAYCERCFKSSAMDFDDLLLKTHEIITTFPDVLYKYQHKFRYILIDEFQDTNPLQYSIVKRIADVFQNITVVGDDAQSIYAFRGATIDNILNFEKDFPDLKVFKLEQNYRSTQHIVTAANKLIQNNKHQIKKEIWTSNNEGEKIKVVRSPSDNEEGRFVAESIQEIKMRERLFNNDFAILYRTNAQSRSFEESLRRMNIPYKIYGGMSFYQRKEIKDLLAYLKLAINHYDEEAFKRIINYPARGIGQTSIDKIFTLAINEGKRAWDILETIAFHDFPSRTKNAIEEFVLMVKSFAALAKEKNAYEVAQHVAKVTTLLSELYNDKTVEGVSRYENIQGLLNGIKEFVEEDVVLSDEDANMMNDKSLGSYMQNITLLTGDEKDKDNADTVKLMTIHSAKGLEFPVVFVVGMEENLFPSGQSLYSLEDLEEERRLFYVAVTRAESKLILSYASTRYKFGSLQYCDPSRFLKEIPDEILAVLGDLKREQAKQMFSRPNTLNIKPATPAPKPISANSEPFIPDDPANLQNGMDVIHEKFGEGKVIAMEGQGINRIATIFFEGYGQKKIMLKFARLKILKHS